The following coding sequences lie in one Gemmatimonadota bacterium genomic window:
- a CDS encoding LLM class flavin-dependent oxidoreductase, with protein MKLSILDQSPIRDGVTAVQAFQETLTMAREAERLGYRRFWVSEHHNAHCLAGSSPEVLLAAIGAATKDMRIGSGGVMLPYYSPFKVAESFSVLTNLYPDRVDLGVGRAPGGDMKTARMLAPGAGPRFEQFPELVAQLVEILQDRDFEPRVTPPIQSPPPVWMLGSSPESAMLAARLGLPYNFALFINSNIDPRILEFYRHYFEPSAQTPRPEACIAINVICADTEAEAKRLALSRDLLFARFASGKPSNVVPTVEEAEKHRFSEAEKAFLEDKFRLAAVGSPDQVRDTIDRLAGRFGAEEVMAVTITHDFKARLRSYELLAGVYG; from the coding sequence ATGAAACTTTCCATTCTCGACCAGTCTCCCATACGTGATGGGGTAACGGCCGTGCAGGCCTTCCAGGAGACCCTGACCATGGCCAGGGAGGCCGAACGGCTGGGTTACCGGCGTTTCTGGGTGTCCGAGCACCACAACGCCCACTGCCTGGCCGGCAGTTCGCCTGAAGTGCTGCTCGCTGCTATCGGGGCCGCCACGAAGGACATGCGGATCGGTTCCGGGGGCGTCATGCTGCCCTATTACAGCCCCTTCAAAGTCGCCGAGAGCTTCTCCGTGCTCACGAATCTCTATCCGGACCGGGTCGACCTGGGGGTCGGACGAGCGCCAGGCGGAGACATGAAGACGGCCCGGATGCTGGCGCCCGGCGCAGGGCCGCGGTTCGAGCAGTTCCCCGAACTTGTCGCCCAGCTGGTGGAGATCCTTCAGGACCGGGATTTCGAGCCGCGGGTCACGCCGCCCATCCAGTCTCCGCCCCCCGTCTGGATGCTCGGGTCCAGTCCGGAAAGCGCGATGCTCGCCGCCCGGCTGGGCCTGCCCTACAATTTCGCCCTCTTCATCAACAGCAACATCGACCCGCGCATCCTCGAATTCTACCGTCACTATTTCGAGCCCTCCGCCCAGACGCCGCGGCCCGAGGCCTGCATCGCGATTAACGTCATCTGCGCCGACACCGAGGCGGAGGCCAAACGCCTCGCCCTCAGCCGCGACCTCCTCTTCGCCCGCTTCGCTTCGGGCAAGCCCAGCAACGTCGTACCTACGGTGGAGGAGGCCGAAAAACACCGGTTCAGTGAAGCCGAAAAAGCCTTTCTGGAGGACAAGTTCCGCCTTGCGGCCGTGGGTAGTCCGGACCAGGTCCGGGACACCATCGACCGGCTTGCGGGCCGGTTCGGAGCCGAAGAGGTCATGGCCGTAACCATCACCCACGATTTCAAAGCCCGGCTGCGGTCCTACGAACTCCTGGCCGGCGTGTACGGGTAG